A genomic window from Acinetobacter lwoffii includes:
- the dusA gene encoding tRNA dihydrouridine(20/20a) synthase DusA, with product MTDLTTIENKLQPRISVAPMMDWTTKDYRFFARMFNPNVIMYTEMVTTGAIIYGDAKRHLDFNAEEQPIVLQLGGSNPKDLAICTKMAQDWGYNEVNLNVGCPSDRVQNNKIGACLMAEPDLVAECIAEMRHAVDIPVTVKHRIGIDDMQSYEEMLHFVDTVAKTGCNNFIVHARIALLKGLSPKENRDVPPLRYEDVYRLKQDRPDLLIEINGGIKTYAETLEHLKHVDGVMIGREAYHNPYLLAELGQLWNLDAPDRFDIMQQMLPYIAQRMAEGAPLSIITRHILGLFQNLPGARKWRQALSGGNAKTLKDVETALFNIQEAMQRTEDYVREHQQVES from the coding sequence ATGACTGATCTGACCACCATTGAAAATAAACTTCAACCACGAATCAGTGTTGCGCCGATGATGGATTGGACCACCAAAGATTATCGTTTCTTTGCACGTATGTTTAACCCGAATGTGATTATGTACACTGAAATGGTCACCACAGGTGCGATCATTTATGGTGATGCCAAACGTCATTTGGACTTTAATGCGGAAGAGCAGCCAATCGTTTTGCAACTCGGCGGCTCGAATCCAAAAGATCTGGCAATCTGTACCAAGATGGCGCAGGACTGGGGCTATAACGAAGTCAATTTAAATGTAGGTTGCCCAAGTGACCGGGTACAAAATAATAAAATTGGTGCCTGTCTGATGGCGGAGCCTGATCTAGTCGCAGAATGTATTGCTGAAATGCGTCATGCGGTGGATATTCCAGTGACCGTAAAACACCGGATCGGAATTGATGATATGCAATCTTATGAAGAGATGCTGCATTTTGTCGATACCGTGGCCAAAACCGGCTGCAATAATTTTATCGTGCATGCGCGGATTGCCTTATTAAAAGGTCTATCACCTAAAGAAAACCGCGACGTGCCACCCCTACGTTATGAAGATGTCTACCGTTTAAAACAGGATCGTCCTGATCTGCTCATCGAGATCAACGGCGGAATTAAAACCTATGCCGAAACGCTGGAACATCTCAAACATGTGGATGGGGTGATGATTGGCCGCGAAGCCTATCATAATCCTTACTTACTGGCTGAACTGGGCCAGTTATGGAATCTGGATGCACCAGACCGTTTTGACATTATGCAACAGATGCTGCCTTATATTGCCCAGCGCATGGCCGAAGGTGCACCTTTATCCATTATTACCCGTCATATTTTAGGACTGTTCCAGAATTTGCCGGGTGCACGTAAATGGCGTCAGGCTTTAAGCGGTGGTAATGCCAAAACCTTGAAAGATGTAGAGACTGCACTTTTTAATATTCAGGAAGCGATGCAGCGTACCGAAGATTATGTACGTGAACATCAACAAGTTGAGTCCTAA
- a CDS encoding MFS transporter yields MHTPLDISQNKPLLWLMAIACGLCAGANYYCQPLISSIQQYYQVPESQVALTVTFAQISYALGLLFIVPLGDMLNKTKLIPFLMLGAAAGLFICASAVNLPMLWVGTIIAGLFSVAAQILIPLATMAVKPEKTGEVVGFLMSGLLVGILLSTSIAGLLSDLFHWKMIYIVSGISMLALSFYLKGKLPSLPRLRISYTAIFKSMGILLKQEPRLVLRSLTGACAFAAMSMLFSTIALLLTQEPFQLSDVMVGLVTLVGVFGALSTQFIGKWADRGHIKTLSWIGCSILVGSWLFLYFGAVSLLSYILGYGLINLGLAITHSCNQNVIFRLRPDAKSRVNSLYMTLYFIGGACGSALGVYAWHHGGWSMTCLAGLGLALCATLFALLDQWYQARTTA; encoded by the coding sequence ATGCACACGCCCCTCGATATTAGTCAAAATAAGCCCTTATTATGGCTGATGGCGATTGCATGCGGCTTATGTGCCGGCGCTAACTATTATTGCCAGCCGCTGATTTCATCGATTCAGCAGTATTATCAGGTGCCTGAATCACAAGTAGCGCTCACCGTCACCTTTGCTCAAATCTCTTATGCCTTGGGCCTGCTGTTTATTGTGCCTTTAGGGGACATGCTAAATAAAACCAAACTGATCCCCTTTCTCATGCTGGGTGCGGCAGCAGGTTTATTTATTTGTGCCAGTGCAGTGAATCTGCCGATGCTCTGGGTCGGCACTATCATTGCCGGACTGTTTTCCGTGGCTGCACAGATTCTGATTCCCTTGGCCACCATGGCGGTCAAACCGGAAAAAACCGGAGAAGTGGTGGGCTTCCTGATGAGCGGATTACTGGTGGGCATTCTGCTCTCGACCAGTATTGCCGGATTACTTTCCGACCTGTTTCACTGGAAAATGATTTATATCGTCAGTGGCATAAGTATGCTGGCTTTAAGTTTTTATTTGAAAGGAAAACTACCGAGCCTGCCACGTCTGAGAATCAGCTATACAGCGATTTTTAAATCTATGGGGATATTACTCAAGCAGGAACCACGTCTGGTATTGCGTTCACTGACAGGTGCGTGTGCTTTTGCTGCCATGAGTATGTTGTTCTCCACCATCGCTCTACTGCTAACGCAGGAACCTTTTCAGCTTTCTGATGTCATGGTCGGACTGGTCACGCTGGTCGGTGTATTTGGCGCACTTTCCACGCAGTTCATTGGCAAATGGGCCGATCGTGGCCATATCAAAACACTGAGCTGGATCGGCTGTTCTATCCTGGTGGGGAGCTGGCTGTTTTTATATTTTGGTGCAGTGTCTTTGCTGAGTTATATTTTGGGTTATGGGCTGATAAATCTTGGACTCGCGATTACGCACAGCTGTAACCAGAACGTAATTTTCCGCCTGCGCCCGGATGCCAAATCACGGGTCAATTCACTCTATATGACCTTGTATTTTATTGGTGGTGCATGTGGTTCAGCCTTAGGGGTTTATGCCTGGCATCACGGTGGCTGGAGCATGACCTGTCTGGCAGGACTTGGGCTAGCTTTGTGCGCTACCTTATTCGCCCTGCTGGATCAATGGTATCAGGCCAGAACAACTGCATAA
- a CDS encoding Re/Si-specific NAD(P)(+) transhydrogenase subunit alpha, with the protein MQIGIPAETVVGENRVAATPETVKKLISAGHSVIIERGAGVKAAYIDSAYEQVGAKITDDAYTGSQLILKVRAPKGEEIQKLNPNTTIVAMFDPYRNTELDQFAAQNVSAFALELLPRTLSRAQNMDVLSSQANLAGYKSVLLAAAEYQRMFPMLMTAAGTVKPARVVIMGVGVAGLQAIATAKRLGAIVEATDLRPTAKDQVESLGGKWLDVPMSAEEQQKAADAAKNGYGWMPGEEYIRDQAAIVDKAVSNADIVITTALLPGRDAPRLIRAETVAKMKPGSVILDMAVESGGNVEGSKCGETVHTDNGVKILGIPNIPSTVSTEASALYARNVFNFVETLFDADKNFVLNQEEEIQKALLVTHGGQVLLKRG; encoded by the coding sequence ATGCAGATCGGAATTCCAGCCGAAACTGTTGTCGGTGAAAATCGCGTCGCTGCGACGCCAGAGACAGTAAAGAAATTGATCAGCGCAGGACATAGCGTGATTATCGAACGTGGTGCAGGGGTTAAAGCTGCCTATATCGATAGTGCCTATGAACAAGTTGGTGCCAAAATTACGGATGATGCCTACACCGGCAGTCAGTTGATTTTAAAAGTTCGTGCACCGAAAGGTGAGGAAATTCAAAAACTCAACCCGAATACCACTATCGTGGCAATGTTTGATCCTTACCGTAATACTGAGCTTGACCAATTCGCGGCACAAAACGTGTCTGCATTTGCATTGGAACTTTTGCCACGAACCTTATCTCGTGCGCAGAACATGGATGTCTTGTCTTCTCAAGCCAACCTTGCAGGTTACAAGTCGGTGCTTTTGGCTGCGGCTGAATACCAGCGCATGTTCCCGATGCTGATGACTGCTGCGGGTACGGTTAAACCGGCTCGTGTGGTGATTATGGGTGTCGGCGTAGCGGGTCTGCAAGCGATTGCCACTGCAAAACGTTTAGGTGCCATCGTTGAAGCCACGGACTTGCGTCCAACTGCCAAAGATCAGGTTGAATCTCTGGGCGGTAAATGGCTAGACGTGCCGATGTCTGCTGAAGAGCAGCAAAAAGCGGCTGATGCTGCCAAAAATGGTTATGGCTGGATGCCGGGTGAAGAATACATCCGCGATCAGGCTGCAATTGTTGATAAAGCGGTATCAAATGCTGACATCGTGATTACCACAGCGCTTTTACCGGGCCGTGATGCACCGCGTTTAATCCGTGCTGAAACAGTTGCGAAAATGAAACCAGGTTCAGTAATTTTGGACATGGCAGTAGAGTCTGGCGGCAACGTCGAAGGTTCGAAATGTGGCGAAACAGTCCATACCGACAATGGCGTCAAAATTCTCGGCATTCCAAATATTCCGTCGACTGTATCAACTGAAGCCTCTGCTTTATACGCTCGTAACGTATTTAACTTCGTTGAAACACTATTTGATGCAGATAAGAATTTTGTCCTGAATCAAGAAGAAGAAATTCAAAAAGCCCTACTCGTCACTCATGGCGGCCAAGTGCTGCTGAAACGTGGTTAA
- a CDS encoding proton-translocating transhydrogenase family protein: MVETITIFVLAIFVGYYVVWGVTPALHTPLMAVTNALSSIIIVGAMIQTVGLPVIGVEGSVDFQTINVVSVLGAIAVFLASINIFGGFAVTARMLEMFKPKQKKKEG, translated from the coding sequence ATGGTTGAAACAATTACGATTTTTGTCCTTGCCATTTTCGTAGGTTACTACGTGGTGTGGGGTGTAACACCAGCATTGCATACGCCGTTGATGGCGGTCACCAATGCCTTGTCATCGATCATTATTGTCGGTGCAATGATTCAGACTGTTGGCCTGCCGGTGATTGGCGTTGAAGGTAGCGTGGATTTCCAGACCATTAACGTGGTGAGCGTACTTGGCGCGATTGCAGTATTCCTGGCGAGCATTAATATTTTCGGTGGCTTTGCCGTGACTGCTCGTATGCTGGAAATGTTTAAACCTAAGCAAAAGAAAAAAGAGGGTTAA
- a CDS encoding NAD(P)(+) transhydrogenase (Re/Si-specific) subunit beta, with product MEMIREYADWFYLIGAVLFILTLRGLSGPKTAIAGNRYGMIAMAIAVVTTFFVAENPVVWMIIGAMVLGAIVGIARARTVPMTQMPETVALMHSLVGLAAVLIAVAAIIHNNKLIELGPDLLAANGINFHEMSRVHLFELFVGCFVGAITFTASVFAYGKLAAKKWAKTISGAWVKPVQAIIFIAMLGFGVHFFLTGNMTSFWAMTGLALAFGWVWIAPVGGGDMPVVVSLLNSFSGWAAAGIGFTLENNMLIVAGSLVGSSGAILSYIMCKAMNRSIINVLFGGAMGGAAAPTAGAGEQVQRNHRSGSADDAGFLMSNADSVVIVPGYGMAQGRAQNAVKELANLLKEQGVTVRFAIHPVAGRMPGHMNVLLAEADVPYEDILEMDEINSDFPATDVVLVIGANDVVNPAAKDDPTSPIYGMPILEAHKARTIMVIKRSMATGYAGLDNDLFYNDKTMMIFGDAKKVVEDMTKAINGTGH from the coding sequence ATGGAAATGATTCGAGAATATGCGGATTGGTTCTACCTGATTGGTGCCGTTCTTTTTATCCTGACGCTACGTGGTTTATCAGGTCCTAAAACTGCGATTGCCGGTAACCGTTACGGGATGATCGCGATGGCCATTGCGGTCGTGACTACCTTCTTTGTGGCTGAGAATCCAGTGGTCTGGATGATTATTGGTGCAATGGTACTGGGTGCAATCGTGGGTATTGCCCGTGCACGCACAGTTCCAATGACCCAGATGCCTGAGACTGTAGCGTTGATGCACTCATTGGTGGGTCTGGCTGCGGTCTTGATTGCTGTCGCTGCCATTATTCACAACAACAAATTGATTGAACTAGGTCCAGACCTGTTGGCTGCCAATGGTATCAATTTTCATGAAATGAGTCGTGTTCATTTATTTGAACTATTTGTGGGCTGTTTCGTAGGTGCGATTACTTTTACAGCATCAGTCTTTGCTTACGGCAAACTGGCTGCAAAGAAATGGGCGAAAACCATTTCAGGTGCATGGGTGAAACCGGTTCAGGCAATTATCTTTATTGCAATGTTAGGTTTTGGTGTTCACTTCTTCCTGACTGGCAATATGACCTCGTTCTGGGCGATGACAGGTCTTGCGCTGGCATTCGGCTGGGTATGGATTGCACCAGTCGGTGGTGGTGATATGCCAGTGGTGGTATCGCTACTCAACTCATTCTCGGGTTGGGCAGCAGCTGGTATTGGTTTTACCTTAGAAAACAACATGTTGATCGTTGCAGGCTCACTGGTGGGTTCTTCAGGTGCTATTCTGTCTTACATCATGTGTAAAGCGATGAACCGCTCAATCATCAACGTTTTGTTTGGCGGTGCGATGGGCGGTGCAGCTGCGCCGACAGCAGGAGCAGGTGAACAGGTCCAACGTAATCACCGTTCTGGCTCGGCAGATGATGCAGGCTTCCTGATGTCAAATGCAGACAGCGTGGTGATTGTACCGGGTTATGGTATGGCGCAAGGCCGTGCACAAAATGCGGTAAAAGAATTGGCTAACTTGCTAAAAGAGCAGGGCGTAACGGTTCGTTTTGCGATTCATCCTGTAGCAGGTCGTATGCCAGGTCATATGAACGTACTACTTGCTGAAGCGGACGTACCGTATGAAGACATCCTGGAAATGGATGAGATCAACTCGGACTTCCCGGCAACAGATGTAGTGCTAGTGATTGGTGCGAACGACGTTGTGAACCCTGCGGCGAAAGATGATCCAACATCGCCAATTTATGGTATGCCAATTCTGGAAGCCCATAAGGCACGTACGATTATGGTGATCAAGCGTTCTATGGCAACCGGTTATGCGGGTCTCGACAATGACTTGTTCTATAATGACAAGACCATGATGATCTTTGGTGATGCCAAGAAAGTGGTGGAAGATATGACTAAAGCCATTAATGGTACGGGTCACTAA
- the rsfS gene encoding ribosome silencing factor: MNLEPSPSASNSHDLTMNSNSQAVQDCLKVVHAALEDVKAKEIVELDVSGISNVADAMVIASGTSTRHIKSLANNVAEEARKAGFRPLGIEGERDAEWILIDLGYVVVHCMLPTARKFYDLESLWRNPTDTDSVA; encoded by the coding sequence ATGAATTTAGAACCATCGCCCAGCGCTTCTAATTCTCACGATCTTACTATGAATTCAAATTCTCAAGCTGTACAGGACTGCTTAAAAGTCGTACATGCTGCACTTGAAGATGTAAAAGCAAAAGAAATTGTTGAGCTTGATGTCAGCGGTATCAGTAATGTGGCTGATGCTATGGTCATTGCAAGCGGTACATCGACACGTCACATCAAATCATTGGCCAATAACGTTGCTGAAGAAGCACGTAAAGCTGGCTTCCGCCCTCTTGGTATTGAAGGCGAACGTGATGCTGAATGGATCCTCATCGACCTTGGTTATGTGGTGGTTCATTGTATGCTTCCAACAGCGCGTAAATTCTATGACCTAGAAAGCTTATGGCGCAATCCTACAGATACTGACTCTGTAGCGTAA
- a CDS encoding hydroxypyruvate isomerase family protein, with the protein MIKLAVNLSMIFTEVPLIERFALARAQGFNHVEIQFPYELTIGQIQNQLSMHRLNLCLINVPAGDLMQGGHGLAGIPGQEIEFRHAVEQTIQYATALNVPRVNILAGKQPRDCDLLPCLNTLASNLKMACSMLLEHQIEPVFEMINGTDMPRFLIQNIAQAQEMLEAVHHPALKMQYDCYHMAMMGEDVLETLQENIASIGHIQFADCPGRHQPNTGSIQYHDIFQWLKHSQYQGYVAAEYKPSGHSNDSFDWKAEFFPEHD; encoded by the coding sequence ATGATTAAACTTGCCGTCAACCTGTCGATGATTTTTACCGAAGTGCCGCTTATAGAACGCTTCGCGCTGGCTCGTGCACAGGGCTTTAATCATGTGGAAATCCAGTTTCCTTATGAGCTCACCATTGGCCAGATTCAAAACCAGCTCAGCATGCATCGGCTGAACTTGTGCCTGATTAATGTGCCAGCGGGCGATTTAATGCAGGGCGGTCATGGCCTGGCCGGCATTCCAGGACAGGAAATCGAGTTTCGTCATGCTGTTGAGCAGACCATCCAGTATGCCACGGCGTTGAATGTACCGCGGGTGAACATTCTGGCAGGAAAACAGCCTAGGGATTGTGATCTTTTACCCTGCCTGAATACGCTGGCGAGTAACCTGAAAATGGCCTGTTCAATGCTGCTTGAGCATCAAATTGAACCGGTCTTCGAAATGATCAATGGCACCGATATGCCACGTTTTTTGATTCAAAATATTGCCCAAGCCCAGGAAATGCTGGAAGCGGTACATCATCCGGCCTTAAAAATGCAGTACGACTGTTACCACATGGCAATGATGGGCGAAGATGTCCTGGAAACTTTGCAAGAAAATATTGCCTCGATTGGTCATATCCAGTTTGCAGATTGTCCGGGACGGCATCAACCCAATACGGGTTCAATTCAATATCATGATATATTTCAGTGGTTAAAACATAGTCAATATCAAGGTTATGTCGCTGCCGAGTATAAACCTAGCGGACATTCCAACGATTCCTTTGACTGGAAAGCTGAGTTCTTTCCGGAGCATGACTGA
- a CDS encoding NAD(P)-dependent oxidoreductase, with amino-acid sequence MQLNLDTKIAFLGMGLMGARMAMRLLQAGFQVAVWNRTPAACYPLLDLGATALSLDQIADYPVILTCLADDQAVQSVFAQIEPYLLTEQVIVDFSSLSVQQTQALAAQAQAKKVIWIDSPVSGGTAGAEQGSLVIFAGGNAATIENLNPIYAVLSQRVTRMGDTGTGQATKICNQLIVAANSTLIAEAVALAGLAGVDTRLLAPALAGGFADSKPFQILAPRMATQTFEPVQWKVQTLSKDLNNAVQLAQSFDLDVPVATQALTQLHAHQAQGFAEADLATVIQQLKHS; translated from the coding sequence ATGCAATTGAATCTTGATACTAAAATTGCCTTCTTAGGGATGGGATTAATGGGCGCTCGCATGGCTATGCGTCTGCTTCAGGCAGGTTTTCAGGTGGCGGTCTGGAACCGTACACCTGCGGCCTGTTATCCGCTGTTAGACTTAGGTGCGACTGCGCTATCTTTAGACCAGATTGCAGATTACCCGGTGATACTCACCTGTCTGGCAGATGATCAGGCAGTGCAATCTGTTTTTGCTCAGATCGAACCGTATTTGCTTACGGAGCAAGTGATTGTGGATTTTTCCAGTCTTTCGGTACAGCAAACTCAAGCACTTGCCGCGCAAGCACAGGCCAAGAAAGTAATCTGGATTGACTCTCCAGTTTCAGGCGGTACCGCCGGAGCTGAACAAGGCAGTCTGGTGATTTTTGCCGGTGGTAATGCCGCGACTATTGAAAATCTTAATCCGATCTATGCAGTACTTTCACAGCGCGTCACCCGTATGGGCGACACAGGTACCGGTCAGGCGACCAAAATCTGTAATCAGCTGATTGTGGCTGCCAATAGCACCTTGATCGCAGAAGCGGTCGCCTTGGCTGGACTTGCTGGAGTGGATACACGTTTACTGGCGCCTGCGCTGGCAGGTGGTTTTGCCGACTCCAAGCCTTTTCAGATTCTGGCACCACGCATGGCCACGCAGACTTTTGAACCGGTGCAATGGAAAGTACAGACCTTATCCAAGGATCTGAATAATGCCGTGCAACTGGCCCAAAGCTTTGATCTGGATGTTCCGGTCGCGACTCAAGCTTTAACGCAGTTACATGCCCATCAAGCCCAAGGCTTTGCCGAAGCAGATCTGGCCACTGTGATCCAACAGCTGAAACACTCATAA
- a CDS encoding crotonase/enoyl-CoA hydratase family protein: protein MSLVRLEKNNGIATVTLNRPDKRNAMSFALLRELVATAQKIKKDKSIRCVILTGEAQVFSAGIDLADLNNPKNRAYAAWELIRPGQSLFQKAFLVWQELPVPVIAAMEGFCFGAGMQLALAADIRIAHPETKMSIMETRWGLVPDMGLSRSLKGLIGIDLAKELTLTARIFEGEYAKEIGLITHVDEQPLARAQALAEEMLQRSPDALMASKFVLDAMQHRPNKSLRMEKIWQLKLLLGKNSQLARKKDKNPEVQFVPRQYK, encoded by the coding sequence ATGTCACTCGTGCGCTTGGAAAAAAATAACGGCATTGCCACTGTTACACTGAATCGTCCGGATAAACGCAATGCCATGAGCTTTGCCCTGCTGCGCGAACTGGTCGCGACTGCACAAAAAATCAAAAAAGATAAAAGCATCCGATGTGTGATTTTAACGGGAGAAGCCCAGGTCTTTAGTGCCGGTATTGATCTGGCAGATTTAAATAATCCTAAAAATCGTGCTTATGCCGCATGGGAACTGATCCGTCCGGGTCAAAGCTTATTTCAAAAAGCATTTCTGGTCTGGCAGGAATTGCCAGTCCCGGTGATTGCAGCGATGGAAGGCTTCTGTTTTGGTGCCGGCATGCAGCTTGCTCTGGCCGCAGATATCCGCATTGCCCATCCTGAGACCAAAATGTCAATTATGGAAACCCGTTGGGGACTGGTACCAGACATGGGACTCAGCCGCTCACTGAAAGGCCTGATTGGTATTGATCTGGCAAAAGAGCTGACTTTGACTGCCCGGATTTTTGAGGGCGAATATGCCAAAGAAATCGGTCTGATCACCCATGTCGATGAACAGCCATTGGCGAGAGCACAAGCCTTGGCTGAAGAAATGCTGCAACGTTCTCCAGATGCCCTGATGGCTTCTAAATTTGTACTGGATGCCATGCAGCATCGTCCGAATAAATCCCTGCGTATGGAAAAAATCTGGCAATTGAAATTGCTGCTGGGTAAAAACAGTCAATTGGCCCGTAAAAAAGACAAGAACCCAGAGGTTCAATTTGTGCCACGCCAATACAAATAA